One window from the genome of Podospora pseudocomata strain CBS 415.72m chromosome 1 map unlocalized CBS415.72m_1.2, whole genome shotgun sequence encodes:
- a CDS encoding uncharacterized protein (EggNog:ENOG503PPCN): MPNLVSVDVSVTDDRVSLVFSHKTVAAAYASYLKAEDARQQQRASSFSPHHSPQLNNHNPYRTLHNNPLSGYHRAPQFSPTTKEVTFFLPSFITWFITCRLPDDEDAVTFSFIDADEQVATKWAESMLLFELVPPNPYDDVKQLHVRRLWNKAKLINLLEDLQQHQQQARPGSGGPWQQGGPVQGLNAGFHAGAGYAGYAASGGKSSSTVTSPRSSVRGSPTGPGGQGGYSRMNHGPNNGQVNGLGVGHAGQKRARDVWW, encoded by the coding sequence ATGCCAAATCTAGTATCAGTCGACGTCTCGGTCACAGATGACCGGGTCAGCCTCGTCTTCTCTCACAAAACCGTGGCAGCCGCCTACGCCTCCTACCTCAAAGCGGAAGACGCccggcaacaacaacgagcatcctccttttccccaCACCACTCCCCAcagctcaacaaccacaacccatACCGCACACTTCACAACAATCCTCTGAGCGGCTACCACCGCGCTCCTCAGTTCTCCCCTACCACAAAGGAAGTCacattcttcctcccctccttcatcaCCTGGTTCATCACCTGCCGGTTacccgacgacgaggatgccgtgaCCTTCAGCTTCATCGACGCGGACGAGCAAGTGGCCACCAAGTGGGCTGAGAGCATGCTCCTCTTTGAGTTGGTACCTCCCAACCCTTACGACGACGTGAAGCAGCTGCATGTGAGGAGGCTGTGGAACAAGGCGAAGTTGATCAATCTCCTGGAGGAtcttcagcaacaccagcagcaagccagaCCTGGTAGTGGTGGTCCGTGGCAGCAGGGCGGTCCAGTTCAGGGGTTGAATGCTGGGTTTCACGCGGGTGCCGGGTATGCCGGGTATGCCGCTAGCGGAGGAAAGAGCAGCTCGACCGTGACGAGCCCGAGAAGCAGCGTGAGGGGCAGCCCGACTGGTCCCGGAGGACAGGGAGGATACAGCAGGATGAATCACGGCCCCAATAACGGACAGGTGAACGGACTTGGTGTTGGTCACGCTGGGCAGAAAAGAGCAAGGgatgtgtggtggtga
- a CDS encoding uncharacterized protein (EggNog:ENOG503P6EY), whose translation MKAVTYAALLLGALSTALGQTTADPGPSPTESMGCVPHNDHWDCEGPRVTDAVVTTGTATGAAPVVTTGAAHHDHDSDGDDHDHDHDHTDDEDDHTDAPGTGSIKPSPTESYGCEAHGDHWHCDGHRTASSTLIAVTPTNTGADSEAATTTTSTSTAGAAQITGLSLAAGVAAIVAMAL comes from the exons ATGAAGGCCGTCACGTATGCCGCTTTGCTGTTGGGTGCTCTGTCCACCGCTTTGGGGCAGACCACGGCCGATCCCGGACCATCTCCCACCGAGTCCATGGGCTGTGTGCCTCACAATGACCACTG GGACTGTGAGGGACCCAGGGTCACCGATGCTGTCGTGACTACCGGGACGGCCACTGGCGCGGCTCCTGTAGTCACCACGGGTGCAGCTCACCATGATCACGAcagtgatggtgatgaccaTGACCATGATCATGACCACaccgacgatgaagatgaccaCACTGATGCTCCCGGCACTGGTAGCATCAAGCCCAGCCCTACCGAATCATATGGATGTGAGGCTCATGGAGATCACTGGCACTGCGATGGTCATCGTACTGCTTCGTCCACTCTTATCGCCGTCACTCCTACAAACACCGGCGCCGACTCCGaggccgccaccaccaccacctccacctcgactGCTGGCGCTGCCCAGATCACTGGCCTCAGCCTTGCCGCCGGTGTTGCTGCCATCGTTGCCATGGCTCTCTAA
- the ZRT1 gene encoding high-affinity Zn(2+) transporter zrt1 (COG:P; EggNog:ENOG503NWTS), which yields MFQSLPAIRASLLYGLLAAPSLSLVSANPSPIDARHVVTDPARVVAQATVTAVSECHAHGTNYYCQAGVTEFRIVGSETAASYTDCHPHGAKTYCVGPKSDEVEIVLAAATAPAVTASPTATGSSSLTAVSACHLHGSELLCMHGATEYKVHTTVTATATQDLPAQFTGCHAHGAETYCNGPTGEEVEITLATAEEDHDDHGHEDSEELDCHFHAGVEHCVGKGGEKVANTCERTQRDYNIKLRVGLLFVMLATSSIGVFTPILISSFVSPNHIVFTILRQFGTGVIISTAFVHLYTHAVLMFQNECLGKLQYEATASAILMAGIFLSFLIEYLGVRFVQWHQAKQQAHKAVSSDGEQQGPAPGKTDMVNITVLEAGVIFHSLLIGLTVVVAGDSFFGTLFAVIVFHQMFEGIALGTRIAALGHPSAATAHSGVHGHGHGPGHAHYHPEPKPAAEIAPAGEIVAHAPKEGHNHEHGHDHLALPDAHKTAKSGSVSSSENSTTAGELTPHVSMFKKLMLALAFALVTPIGMGIGIGVLHTFNGNDPSTIIAIGTLDAFSAGILVWVGVVEMWAHDWMLGGEMTNSGPLKTALGLISMVVGLAVMSLLGKWA from the exons ATGTTTCAAAGCCTGCCTGCCATACGGGCGTCGCTCCTCTATGGACTGTTAGCCGCTCCATCTCTTAGCCTCGTCTCAGCAAACCCTTCACCAATCGACGCCCGTCATGTCGTGACAGATCCTGCCAGAGTAGTTGCGCAAGCAACCGTCACTGCTGTGTCAGAGTGCCACGCCCACGGTACTAATTATTATTGTCAAGCCGGAGTCACAGAGTTTCGCATTGTTGGCTCCGAGACTGCCGCCTCATACACGGATTGCCATCCACACGGCGCAAAGAC GTACTGTGTAGGACCAAAGTCTGATGAGGTAGAAATTGTCCTTGCTGCCGCTACGGCACCTGCGGTAACAGCGTCCCCAACGGCGACTGGCAGTTCGAGCTTGACTGCAGTTAGCGCGTGCCATCTCCACGGGTCTGAGCT TCTTTGTATGCACGGGGCAACCGAGTATAAGGTCCACACAACTGTCACTGCTACTGCTACACAAGATCTCCCAGCACAGTTTACCGGTTGCCATGCCCATGGTGCTGAGACATACTGCAATGGCCCAACCGGAGAGGAAGTTGAGATCACCCTGGCCACCGCTGAGGAGGACCACGACGACCACGGTCATGAAGACTCGGAGGAACTTGATTGCCACTTCCACGCTGGCGTCGAGCATTGCGTCGGCAAAGGGGGCGAGAAGGTTGCCAACACCTGCGAAAGAACGCAGCGTGACTACAACATCAAGCTTCGTGTTGGCTTGTTGTTCGTCATGTTGGCTACCAGCTCCATCGGTGTCTTCACTCCCATTCTCATCTCATCCTTTGTGTCGCCCAACCACATCGTATTTACCATTCTCAGACAGTTCGGCACTGGCGTCATCATCTCAACCGCTTTTGTCCACCTCTACACTCATGCTGTACTAATGTTCCAGAACGAATGCCTCGGCAAGCTGCAGTACGAAGCCACAGCCTCTGCCATCCTCATGGCaggcatcttcctctccttcctcatcgAGTATCTTGGCGTTCGTTTCGTCCAATGGCACCAAGCCAAGCAACAGGCCCACAAGGCTGTTTCCAGCGACGGTGAGCAGCAAGGCCCGGCCCCAGGCAAAACCGACATGGTCAACATCACCGTTCTTGAAGCCGGCGTCATCTTCCACTCCCTTCTTATCGGCCTCACTGTAGTCGTCGCCGGTGATTCCTTCTTTGGCACTCTGTTTGCCGTCATTGTTTTCCACCAAATGTTCGAAGGCATCGCTCTTGGCACCCGCATCGCCGCCCTCGGTCACCCCAGCGCTGCCACCGCCCACAGCGGCGTTCACGGCCACGGTCACGGTCCGGGTCATGCGCACTACCACCCCGAGCCAAAGCCCGCCGCTGAGATCGCCCCCGCCGGAGAGATCGTTGCCCATGCTCCCAAGGAAGGCCACAACCACGAACACGGCCACGaccacctcgccctccctgATGCGCACAAGACGGCCAAGAGCGGAAGCGTTTCGTCCTCCGAGAACAGCACCACTGCGGGCGAACTCACCCCTCACGTCTCCAtgttcaagaagctcatGCTTGCCTTGGCTTTCGCCTTGGTCACACCCATCGGCATGGGCATCGGTATCGGCGTTCTTCACACATTCAACGGCAACGACCCTTCGACTATCATCGCTATTGGCACCCTCGACGCCTTCTCAGCCGGTATCCTCGTGTgggttggtgtggtggagaTGTGGGCTCACGACTGgatgttgggaggggagatgaCCAACTCTGGGCCACTGAAGACTGCTCTGGGGTTGATTTCCAtggtggttggcttggcGGTCATGAGCTTGTTGGGCAAATGGGCGTAA
- a CDS encoding uncharacterized protein (EggNog:ENOG503NZWG; COG:B), translating into MPDGASIAGRSLVSADSPNTDVGSITSAQDGYDPQQILALARHPPPGASVYSPSAIPSNALNPRSCVTCRRRKVRCDKHMPCSNCCRAQIPCIFPAPGRAPRRPRPKDPNAPAKQPSSERELELMRRLRKLEGIVEELSGQIEVEAARSAGNSPEGTTAYNSGQDHYTPGGRPTAPAYSTSHAAVTANVTTPDIPKAPTRTISGTAISEPDRLGKLSPDVHKQFGRLMLNERGGTRYVSSGLWSSITDELDEIRRESEHFHDESEDSDDEATPESSEHVKPSVLSHQSWIMGYSSSEVDLRPLHPLPSQIPFIWQVFQENVDPILKVLHVPTMNKLIRDLRRNLDTLTPSTEALMFSIYYASITSLDEEEVRRNFDAEKDVLLQKYRFALEQALGKANLLTTPDLVVAQAFLLFLVLVRRHDDTRFAWTLTGLLIRISQALGLHRDGTHFDNITPFEIEMRRRLFWAVCVLDLRSAEDQGTDLTVVDQTFDTQYPMNINDTDISPESKCLPEPRVGTTDMTFSLIRYEMCSLARSLHTMSSAMATVNPREAGVSLEEREKMLVDTQRRVEEQYLKDSSEPMYWAAANITRVICAKMMLVIYQPVLFPGPGNEYLTDEVRGRLFNASLEVFEYAHILNTDERCKQWRWLFQTYSQWHAVAYTLIEVSHRPWGPKAERAWTALNLRFAAPNSAELEKLAGHHAVWVPLRKLYDKAAKHRAAEIARLQNDPDAARELELRDRCNTTPTSIREIPGSMKRVMALEQWRKLVNAPPLPQELLDEQAEEAHEPTQSGTSASRGQHQQLAGQAQPILSQLNNNTHVRMATKPEVMDYIDSAMSNSTPFVSTDFAPLFYGDMADYVHHTQAFGYPPSGLDFNAAPTPNYNNSTSSLGTPVQLQPQQRQQAQQQHLQQQQQQQQQQQQQQQQQRGMQQSPQQLEQVPPWMWPINTGSPDFLRMPNMGSLDDVDMNVDEGFDWQNWQESLGRYELETTGGRTSSTWGPGI; encoded by the exons ATGCCCGACGGTGCAAGTATCGCTGGCCGGAGCCTGGTATCGGCCGACAGCCCCAACACCGATGTTGGCTCCATCACGAGCGCCCAGGACGGCTACGATCCGCAGCAAATATTGGCGCTTGcgcgccatcctcctcccggcGCCTCCGTCTATTCACCCTCGGCAATCCCATCAAACGCCCTCAATCCGCGCAGCTGTGTGAcatgcaggaggaggaaggttcGCTGCGATAAGCACATGCCATGTTCGAACTGCTGCCGAGCTCAGATACCATGTATCTTCCCGGCCCCCGGCCGcgctcctcgtcgtccgCGCCCCAAAGATCCTAATGCCCCGGCCAAGCAACCGTCGAGTGAGCGAGAGCTGGAGTTGATGAGGCGCTTGCGGAAACTTGAGGGAATTGTGGAGGAGCTCAGCGGTCAGATCGAAGTGGAAGCAGCGCGCAGCGCCGGAAACTCTCCCGAGGGGACGACGGCGTACAACAGCGGACAAGACCATTATACACCTGGGGGGAGACCAACTGCTCCTGCTTATTCCACCAGCCATGCTGCTGTCACCGCCAACGTCACCACGCCCGACATCCCGAAGGCGCCAACAAGAACTATTTCCGGGACGGCTATTTCCGAGCCGGACCGGCTTGGCAAGCTTTCACCGGATGTGCACAAGCAATTCGGACGCTTGATGTTGAACGAGCGAGGAGGCACACGTTATGTGTCCAGCGGGCTTTGGTCCAGTATTACGGATGAG CTGGACGAGATCAGAAGGGAATCCGAACACTTTCACGATGAGTCAGAAGACTCGGACGATGAAGCTACCCCCGAGTCCTCTGAGCATGTAAAACCTTCGGTCCTATCTCATCAATCTTGGATTATGGGCTATAGCTCGTCCGAAGTTGATCTCAGGCCTCTGCACCCATTACCATCTCAGATCCCGTTTATCTGGCAGGTATTCCAGGAAAATGTTGATCCGATCCTCAAGGTGCTCCATGTTCCCACCATGAACAAGCTCATTCGAGATCTCCGACGCAACCTAGACACTCTCACGCCCTCCACCGAGGCCTTGATGTTTTCCATCTATTACGCATCCATAACATCTttggatgaagaagag GTGCGACGTAATTTCGATGCCGAGAAGGATGTTCTACTTCAAAAATATCGCTTCGCATTGGAACAAGCGCTTGGCAAAGCTAACCTCTTAACGACGCCGGATCTGGTGGTGGCACAAGCATTCCTTCTGTTCTTGGTCCTTGTTCGTCGACACGATGATACAAGGTTTGCCTGGACTTTGACAGGGCTTCTGATCAGGATCAGCCAAGCATTGGGACTCCACCGCGACGGGACCCATTTCGACAACATCACGCCTTTTGAGATTGAGATGCGAAGAAGGCTTTTTTGGGCTGTCTGCGTGCTGGATCTTAGATCAGCCGAAGATCAAGGGACGGATCTTACTGTTGTGGACCAGACATTCGATACGCAATACCCCATGAACATCAACGACACCGACATCTCCCCAGAGAGCAAATGTCTCCCCGAACCGCGGGTTGGAACTACCGACATGACCTTTTCGTTGATCCGATACGAGATGTGCTCCTTGGCCAGAAGCTTGCACACCATGTCTTCGGCCATGGCAACAGTGAACCCCCGTGAGGCGGGCGTTTCGCTTGAAGAGCGGGAAAAAATGCTGGTAGACACTCAACGACGCGTGGAGGAACAATATCTCAAGGACAGTTCAGAGCCAATGTACTGGGCAGCCGCCAACATCACGCGGGTCATCTGTGCCAAGATGATGCTTGTCATATACCAGCCAGTTTTGTTTCCGGGTCCGGGCAATGAGTATCTTACAGACGAAGTGCGAGGTCGTCTGTTTAATGCCTCTCTCGAGGTATTTGAGTACGCTCATATTTTGAACACGGACGAAAGGTGCAAGCAATGGCGATGGCTCTTCCAGACCTATAGCCAGTGGCATGCAGTCGCTTATACCCTGATCGAGGTGTCTCATAGGCCATGGGGTCCAAAAGCTGAGCGTGCTTGGACAGCGTTGAATTTAAGGTTCGCAGCTCCCAATTCTGCCGAACTAGAGAAGCTTGCGGGCCATCATGCGGTGTGGGTGCCCTTGAGGAAGTTGTACGACAAGGCAGCAAAACACCGTGCAGCTGAGATTGCGCGACTTCAAAACGACCCCGACGCTGCACGGGAGCTGGAGTTAAGGGACCGATGCAACACAACTCCTACCAGCATTCGCGAAATCCCGGGATCGATGAAACGTGTGATGGCTCTCGAACAGTGGCGCAAATTGGTCAATGCACCACCTCTGCCACAGGAGTTGCTGGACGAACAAGCAGAAGAGGCCCATGAACCGACACAATCAGGGACATCGGCTTCTCGAgggcagcaccagcaactAGCCGGCCAAGCCCAACCAATACTCTCACAACTGAATAACAATACCCACGTGAGGATGGCGACTAAGCCCGAGGTCATGGATTACATTGACTCGGCCATGAGCAACTCTACCCCCTTTGTCTCAACAGACTTCGCTCCCTTATTTTACGGGGACATGGCCGATTATGTTCACCATACCCAGGCTTTTGGATACCCTCCATCAGGACTGGACTTCAATGCGGCCCCCACACCGAACTACAACAACTCTACTTCGTCGTTAGGAACACCGGTACAGCTACAGCCACAACAACGTCAGCAggcacagcagcaacatctccaacagcagcagcagcaacaacaacaacagcaacaacagcaacaacagcaacgcgGCATGCAGCAGTCCCCGCAGCAACTGGAGCAGGTGCCCCCTTGGATGTGGCCCATCAACACAGGATCGCCTGATTTCCTGCGGATGCCGAACATGGGTAGTTTGGACGATGTAGATATGAACGTAGACGAGGGCTTTGACTGGCAAAACTGGCAGGAGAGTCTGGGGAGATATGAACTCGAGACGACGGGCGGGAGGACGAGCAGTACGTGGGGGCCTGGCATTTGA
- a CDS encoding uncharacterized protein (COG:L; EggNog:ENOG503P493) — MATPVVRVGVAAVIHDPKTNKLIFGTRKASHGNGTIQFPGGHLEVGESWFACAERETLEETGLLVRAKKLLATTNDVFDEEKKHYITLFILCERTDDQEPAVLEPEKCAGWFWKSWSDVKVLISGDTSGSGSGQQGEQKFFLPILNLLRDHPDIESLM, encoded by the exons ATGGCTACTCCAGTTGTTCGTGTGGGTGTCGCAGCTGTGATTCACGaccccaagaccaacaagTTGATCTTTGGGACAAGAAAGGCCTCTCACGGAAATG GAACGATACAATTCCCGGGCGGTCATCTGGAGGTAGGCGAGTCGTGGTTCGCTTGCGCTGAAAGAGAAACGCTCGAGGAGACTGGATTGCTAGTCAGGGCCAAGAAGTTGCTGGCCACAACCAACGATGTgtttgacgaggagaagaagcattACATCACTTTGTTCATACTCTGCGAGAGAACCGATGACCAGGAACCGGCT GTACTGGAGCCTGAGAAATGCGCAGGGTGGTTCTGGAAGAGTTGGTCTGACGTCAAGGTGCTGATAAGTGGGGATACCAGTGGAAGTGGGAGCGGTCAACAAGGGGAGCAAAAGTTTTTTCTGCCCATATTGAATTTGCTCAGGGATCATCCTGATATCGAGAGCCTGATGTAG
- a CDS encoding uncharacterized protein (COG:U; EggNog:ENOG503NUAW): MSTPAQPSAADSPETEKQKSDKGEIGPVNATSPDDLDKEQPQVTDDGEPVNPNHINGRSQGKIALIMLALCLAVFLGALDVTIVTTALPTISDHFQSSKGFTWIGSAFLLANAASIPSWGKISDIFGRKPMLLLANAIFMIGSLICAVSNNIGMLIAGRAVQGLGGGGLTILVKIVIGDIFPLNIRSVFYGVIGGVWAVAAATGPAIGGAFTEKVSWRWCFYINLPLDGFAFLIILFFLDLHTPRTPLIEGLKAIDWVGSFLVVAGTLMFLFGLEYGGVSAPWNSVEVICLLVFGLLTWALFIFWEARYATLPVMPMSLFRNVSNVATLFCVFIQGVVFISASFFLPLYFQAVRGNTPIESGLYVLPTALSLSFGSLATGWLVARTGWYRPPIIFGLFMMTLGFGLFIDLDAYSGWAKLVLYQLVAGVGVGPLFQAPIIALHAHTEPRDVATATSTLGFIRQIAQAISVVIGQVVYQNEKLKQYPVLVAAGISPALSRVLSSGEAGGADIDIIASLPLDQRDAVRVALADSLEPMWIMYTCITAAGLLASFLIRKKVLADVHVETKTGLEAERENAEARRREREMRKEKKGASPA; the protein is encoded by the exons ATGTCGACACCCGCCCAACCATCTGCTGCAGATAGCCCTGAGACGGAAAAGCAGAAGTCTGACAAGGGCGAAATTGGTCCCGTCAATGCCACTTCACCAGACGATTTGGACAAAGAGCAACCACAAGTTACAGACGATGGCGAACCAGTCAACCCCAATCACATCAATGGCCGCTCTCAAGGCAAGATCGCCCTGATTATGCTGGCCTTGTGCCTGGCTGTCTTCCTCGGCGCTCTAGACGTAACCATCGTCACTACGGCCCTTCCTACAATCAGTGACCACTTCCAGTCAAGTAAAGGCTTCACATGGATTGGTTCTGCGTTTCTGCTCGCCAATGCCGCATCAATCCCGTCATGGGGCAAGATCTCAGACATATTCGGCCGCAAGCCCATGCTCCTGCTTGCCAACGCCATCTTCATGATTGGATCTCTTATCTGCGCTGTCTCCAACAACATTGGTATGCTCATCGCTGGCCGCGCTGTTCAGGGtcttggtgggggtggtttgacCATTCTTGTAAAGATTGTTATCGGCGACATCTTCCCTCTGAACATTCGGAGTGTTTTCTATGGTGTCATCGGCGGTGTTTGGGCAGTTGCTGCGGCAACAGGTCCGGCCATTGGTGGTGCGTTTACTGAGAAGGTGTCATGGCGATG GTGCTTctacatcaacctccctcttGACGGTTTTGCCTTCCTCATTATCCTCTTTTTTCTCGATCTCCACACACCACGGACACCGCTCATTGAAGGCCTCAAAGCTATCGACTGGGTGGGCTCTTTTTTGGTAGTTGCCGGCACGCTCATGTTCCTCTTCGGTCTTGAATACGGTGGTGTTTCAGCACCTTGGAACTCGGTTGAAGTTATCTGCCTTCTCGTCTTTGGCCTGCTCACCTGGGCGCTTTTCATCTTCTGGGAGGCGCGTTACGCCACACTTCCTGTCATGCCAATGTCCTTGTTCAGAAACGTGAGCAACGTCGCGACCCTCTTCTGCGTCTTCATTCAAGGAGTCGTCTTTATCTCGgcatccttcttcctcccgcTCTACTTTCAGGCCGTGCGTGGAAACACCCCTATCGAGTCAGGTCTTTACGTTCTCCCTACCgctctctcgctctctttTGGGAGTCTCGCGACCGGATGGCTGGTTGCGAGAACCGGTTGGTACAGACCGCCCATCATTTTCGGGTTGTTCATGATGACCCTCGGTTTTGGCTTGTTCATCGACCTGGACGCCTACAGTGGCTGGGCAAAACTTGTTCTCTACCAGCTTGTGGCAGGTGTGGGTGTTGGCCCCCTCTTTCAAGCGCCTATCATCGCCCTCCACGCACATACTGAACCTCGTGATGTCGCAACCGCCACATCAACCCTCGGCTTCATCCGTCAGATTGCCCAGGCCATCTCTGTTGTTATCGGCCAGGTGGTCTATCAAAACGAAAAACTCAAACAGTACCCCGTCCTGGTCGCCGCTGGCATCTCCCCTGCTCTGTCAAGGGTCCTTTCTTCCGGAGAGGCTGGTGGCGCTGACATCGACATCATCGCGAGCCTTCCGTTAGACCAACGCGACGCTGTCCGTGTTGCTCTGGCAGACTCTCTCGAGCCCATGTGGATCATGTACACTTGTATCACGGCCGCTGGCTTACTCGCTTCCTTCCTGATCCGGAAAAAGGTGTTGGCCGATGTGCATGTAGAGACCAAGACTGGGTTGGAAGCTGAACGTGAGAATGCGGAGGCTCGACGTCGTGAGCGTGAaatgaggaaggagaagaagggggcaTCACCGGCTTGA